TAATTTTGTAGCCTTTTACAAACTTGGTTATTACATATACAAAATTGTTTGTGTAACAACAGACTGACCTTGGAATTCCATTGCAATATACTGCAATTTTCCCTCTAGCACattacatttatttttaaagaattaacAAATCACGCAAATAAATGTGGATCGGTGGATCAACGAAGAAACCATGTAGCAATCATTCTGAAAAATTAGTGGAAACTTTATAGTGGATTTTGTTATTTctaagttttgatgatttaataaATTGTGGGATTTGGTAAGGGGCCTGATTTCGTGAGAGACTGAGAGCTCTAAATATAACGGAAAAAAAGTGGTTGGTGCACGACAACAGAGGGACAGAGCTTTCAGCCAATGGCGTTGTATTAGGTTATTTTGTCCATCTTGTATTAGTCCTTTTGAGATGTGACAAACTTAGTTTTTGCATTGAAGAATTCTACACAGCAAAAGCCATTCTCTCGAAGAACTATTTCTCATTTGCAGCAAAGGACTTGATCGAGTCACCTTCACCCTTTAGTTGCTAGTTGAGAATATAGTTCTGTGATAATTCACTATAAAATCTATTCTTGTGTTATAAAGGAATTAGATCATTTTAAGTTGTATTCATCATTCTAAGTTCGAGTAGTAGCTAGAGTTAGTTATCTCGTGTTCTTGAAGTCTATATCAACTGAATAGTTGGTGTAGTGGGCAATAGAGGTGTTGACTTGTTTTAAGTAACAGAGCTGTTACAAAGGGGGAAGAGATTAAAAGTTTAATTTCTAGATTGCAAGAGTTTTTAATTTGAATCTTGGCTCGTTGAGGTTAATGGAGTTGGTGTAGTGGAAAATAGAGGTGTAGACTTGTTTTAAATAACAAAGTTGTTACGAAGGGGGAATTGTTGCAAGAGTTTCTAATTTGAATCTTGGCTCGTTGAGGTTAATTTGAATCTTAAAATTCCACACTGTTTTTGCTGATAATGAGTCCTGATCCAGTGACTTGTTGTGGACAcatcaaaattatcaaattcacaAAGCAAGAAATCTGAAAGCAGGATATGTTTTTTCAACCTTTTGGATCGATTGAATTTCGAACCTTTTGGATATGTTTTTTCAAAATGAAACGTTTGTTAATTTCttcttattaaaattaaaaaaattacacttgttattataattttatcttCTAAGTAAGTCACTTTGTTTTGTCAACACTAAGCAAGTCACTTACCATGTTATATGTAGGTTACTTATCCATGTTGTAATAGAAAGATACCtataaaagtataaaaaattatacacCGTGTCCCAATAAATTTTTGAGAAgtaaaatttctttttattttctttggtaACGTAAGAAGTCAAATTGATTACTTTTATATTGTCCCAATACTTTGGACGCCTTGTTCATATAATAGAAATTGGAGTAGCAAATACACTATTACAAGGAATAATTGTCATTTTGTGCAATGATATATTAaagttttattttctaatattccATATTTGTGTACTTCAACCTAAGTTTTAGAAATTGGCGGTTTGAACAAAGAAGCATTTTAATATGATCCTAAACAAAGACATTATGTTTTGGGAAATTCAATATGTTTTTCCTTGATCTATACTTGGAATTAAAAGACAAAAAATCACGTAACataaaaagtaagaaaatatattaagaGGTGAATGAATAAAAACAGAAATGACGATTTGAACTAAGAATTAGCTAGGCTTTCTCCCATCCTAGAGTAACAAGAATATGCCAATTTCAGCCAATTTCTAGAAGCTTTAGGGTGTGTtcgaaagaaaatattttgaaggAAAATAAGCAGATTCATGATTTTGAGTAAGGGGttcgaaaaataaaattatagtgATTGAGAATTGAACTTGAAACGTCAAAGTGAAATTTGAACTCTCTAAACCAATGAGCTTACGTCTATTCTTATGTTTAGGGGATTCAAAAGCTATATacacacataaaaatataaaaaacaccttttatatatatatatatatatatatatataatattttttgccGAGGAGATTTGAAATGAACCCCCTATATTTGCCCTTGAAAATAAGTGgatttcttacttattttttttgtgttcaatacaaatttaaaatatattattctaaaagcatttgtatataattatctAGACAAAACTATAAGAGGTGGTGgtggaaatatatatatgagggTGTGGAGTTGTGGGATGGGTAGGGGTGAAGATATAATGCGTTGTTGGAGGATGAAAATGACACAATCAATGTGAAATGCCATATATGAATTTTTTCCCCATACTTCGATTAGATttaagtcattttcctcatttttaggATAAGAGaacatattttcaaaaaaatttaactaaccaaatatgaaaaaataaaaaaatattttctccgtaccaaacacaccctataCCATTATGGACATTTATCGTAGATACCATCTTCACTATGTTTTCCTTATTTGTCATCTTTCTTAatcaacacacatatatacacactgAAACTTGGGAGAAAGTTAACTtcaaacaaaacatatttatttgttAACTTTACAAGCTGCAAAAATGGCGATTACGATATTCCCAACAGTGGAGAAATGTGCATCCATAGGACGAGAAAAAGACACGGTGGTAGCAGACATGGATGGAACCTTACTTCGAGGTCGAAGCTCTTTCCCTTATTTCGCCTTAGTAGCTTTCGAAGTCGGAGGGATTTTAAGGTTACTTTTTCTACTCTTTTCTTCACCACTCGCTGGACTACTTTACTATTTCGTCTCAGAATCGGCAGGAATTCAAGTCCTTATTTTCGCCACTTTTGCTGGGATGAAGGTTTCTGATATAGAGTCGGTAGCACGTGCAGTGCTACCTAAATTCTACTCAGAGGATATTCATCCCGAGTCATGGAAAGTGTTCTCTTCTTGTGGGAAACGTTGCGTTTTGACGGCGAATCCGAGGGTTATGGTGGAAACATTCTTGAAGGATTTTTTGGGAGCTGATTTGGTTTTAGGGACTGAGATAGAAAGTTATAAAGGTAGGGCTACTGGTTTTGTTAAGAAGCCAGGAGTGCTTGTTGGGAAAAATAAAGGTGATGCTCTTAAAAATGCTTTTGGAGAGACTAAACCTGAGATTGGTTTGGGTGATCGTCATActgattttcctttcttggcTTTGTGTAAGGTTAGTTACATTTGGTGTGATGGATAAAGAGAGATAATCATGGGATAAATTTTTAGTATCATATAGTGCCAGTTTGGATTGGCGTATTTTAGGTgcttttaaatcaaaataacttttaatcagttttgaaatatttggttAAAGTTTCAAAGTGCTTATAAGTTCTTATTTTTAAgccaaaacaacaaaaataagctaaaaagtCATAAGTCAAAAATTCTATAATTTATggcttttggcttataagtcaTAAGacaaaagtcaatccaaacaggctcttaatCTTTTGTTGGGTTATAAAGTTTGAAATAACTTATCcaagaattaataattaatatcaGATAAGTTATCCTTGTATCTTGGTGGAATAATAATCTTCAGATAACTTATTCTGAGATAAAATagttaaaatgacaaaatacCCCTTCAAACTCCTTTTTATACATCACTCTTCACATCCTTAACAATTatgaaggatttttttttttgtaaataaacAACTTACCTTAGAAATGATATAgtgcatattatttttaatacaacaaATCAAACATTCACTAAGAAAtaattctagaataattaatcCCAACATAACTAATCTCAACATAACTAATTTCAGCATATCTCAGCCTAACTAATTTTAATATaactaatctcatcataacttgtCTTCAAACTGAACGACCCCTTAAtagtcttaaagtagttaaatatAGAAAAGAATATGTAAATTTCTATTACGGATAAGAAAAATGTCAATTAATCAGAGTCTCCAATATATGTGAAAGTGTTTAACTACacaagtttaagaaaataaatgaaatttttcaaaatttatgttCGTATAATTGTACTATCTATGTGAATGATGTTGAGTTATATAAGTTTATTACTCGATAAAGTAACAAAGTTCAAAATGCAGGAAGGTTACATTGTACCACCAAAGCCAGAAGTTAAGGCTGTAACCACAAGCAAACTTCCCAAGCCCATCATCTTCCACGATGGCCGATTAGTCCAAAAGCCAACTCCTATCATGGCATTACTCATCATACTATGGATCCCGGTAGGGTTCATCCTTGCTTGCTTACGCATTGCTGCTGGATCCCTCCTCCCTATGCCTATTGTCTACTACGCATTTTGGGCGTTAGGGGTCCGTGTCATCATAAAAGGTAACCCTCCACCTCCTGTTAATAAATCGGATAACAAATCGGGTGTCCTCTTCATTTGTTCACATAGGACACTTCTTGATCCCATTTTCCTATCTACTGCCCTTGGAAGACCGATTCCTGCTGTTACATACTCCGTTTCACGCCTTTCTGAGATCATTTCACCGATTAAAACAGTTAGACTTAATCGTGATCGAGCTCTAGATGCTTCTATGATAAAGAAATTACTACAACAAGGTGACCTAGCA
This sequence is a window from Solanum dulcamara chromosome 10, daSolDulc1.2, whole genome shotgun sequence. Protein-coding genes within it:
- the LOC129871667 gene encoding glycerol-3-phosphate acyltransferase RAM2-like, coding for MAITIFPTVEKCASIGREKDTVVADMDGTLLRGRSSFPYFALVAFEVGGILRLLFLLFSSPLAGLLYYFVSESAGIQVLIFATFAGMKVSDIESVARAVLPKFYSEDIHPESWKVFSSCGKRCVLTANPRVMVETFLKDFLGADLVLGTEIESYKGRATGFVKKPGVLVGKNKGDALKNAFGETKPEIGLGDRHTDFPFLALCKEGYIVPPKPEVKAVTTSKLPKPIIFHDGRLVQKPTPIMALLIILWIPVGFILACLRIAAGSLLPMPIVYYAFWALGVRVIIKGNPPPPVNKSDNKSGVLFICSHRTLLDPIFLSTALGRPIPAVTYSVSRLSEIISPIKTVRLNRDRALDASMIKKLLQQGDLAICPEGTTCREPFLLRFSALFAELTDELVPVAMVNKMSMFHGTTARGWKGMDPFYFFMNPSPAYEVTFLNKLPYELTCNSGKSSHEVANYIQRVIAATLSYECTTFTRKDKYRALAGNDGIVVVEKPKIKKSIMGC